A window from Nitrosopumilus adriaticus encodes these proteins:
- a CDS encoding RDD family protein gives MKPPNSDISSKLVLAKWTDRFFAWLVDFIIISSVSTAIIFASFGSLDYELEGNSFWVENIHYIPTSVLFFVYWTVLEYKIGQTVGKKIMNLKIININGKKPSLKGIMISSFGKAFLLPIDVILGWILTNEKRQRIFNKLGDTVVVKTKGQDSVSDIKFLKD, from the coding sequence ATGAAACCTCCAAATTCAGACATATCATCAAAGTTAGTTTTAGCAAAATGGACGGATAGATTCTTTGCATGGCTAGTAGATTTTATCATCATTTCAAGTGTATCAACAGCAATAATTTTTGCATCATTTGGTTCATTAGATTATGAGCTTGAAGGAAATTCATTTTGGGTAGAGAATATACACTACATTCCAACTAGTGTTTTATTTTTCGTTTATTGGACTGTTTTAGAATATAAAATTGGCCAAACAGTTGGGAAGAAAATTATGAATTTGAAAATAATTAACATTAATGGGAAAAAACCAAGTTTGAAAGGAATTATGATTAGCAGTTTTGGCAAAGCTTTTCTTTTACCAATCGATGTAATTTTGGGCTGGATTTTAACAAATGAAAAACGCCAAAGAATTTTCAACAAACTAGGTGACACTGTGGTTGTAAAAACCAAGGGGCAAGATAGTGTTTCAGATATCAAATTTTTAAAAGACTAG